In Brachypodium distachyon strain Bd21 chromosome 2, Brachypodium_distachyon_v3.0, whole genome shotgun sequence, one genomic interval encodes:
- the LOC100838900 gene encoding protein RER1B — protein sequence MDSGGDSGGGGGGGGAAAAAAAKWRSDASRAFQYYLDRSTPHATGRWVGTLAAAAIYALRVYMVHGFYIVSYGLGIYLLNLLIGFLSPMVDPELDPSAAADGPALPTRGSDEFKPFIRRLPEFKFWYAITKAFVVAFVMTFFSVFDVPVFWPILLCYWIVLFVLTMKRQILHMVKYKYVPFNIGKQKYGGKKGGASSSSSKD from the exons ATGGACTCCGGCGGCGACtccgggggcgggggcggaggaggcggagcggcggcggcggcggcggccaagtgGCGGAGCGACGCGTCGCGGGCGTTCCAGTACTACCTGGACCGGTCGACCCCGCACGCGACGGGCCGGTGGGTGGGCAcgctcgccgcggcggcgatctACGCGCTCAGGGTCTACATGGTCCACGGCTTCTACATCGTCAGCTACGGCCTCGGGATCTACCTCCTCAACCTCCTCATCGGCTTCCTCTCCCCCATGGTCGACCCGGAGCTcgacccctccgccgccgccgacgggccCGCGCTACCCACCCGCGGCTCCGACGAGTTCAAGCCATTCATACGCCGCCTCCCCGAGTTCAAGTTCTG GTACGCAATCACAAAAGCTTTTGTTGTAGCTTTCGTGATGACTTTTTTCTCTGTATTCGATGTTCCGGTCTTCTGGCCTATACTTCTCTGCTACTGGATCGTCCTCTTCGTCCTGACAATGAAGCGCCAGATTCTGCATATGGTCAAGTACAAATATGTACCTTTCAATATCGGGAAGCAG AAATATGGCGGGAAGAAGGGTGGCGCAAGCAGCAGTTCTTCAAAAGACTGA
- the LOC104582454 gene encoding ABC transporter F family member 4, whose amino-acid sequence MRAIAGAVHSSTPCSLAKATRAIAVFTELNATNLPSSDAATYLRTVAEAANELHIFRRGLRRPQGDVADGAHEGGGGGEASERKQGASATAGERKSGMRKGSREDEEMKGQKLGEVDEPEISAAAAAAANRGLQSPGSEKRKKKERKEIRVKEEDVSGDVNQEVNRKALFDGSQGLVSEGGDDEKRARKEKKKEKRVKVEDESGGVNAEESRKALDDVLHGLVSEGGVGSEKKAKKKKRHVKQEEEEVMDAKEAEQQIFHGDLAEHGVASQEKKRKKRKHAEDDEEKKEIVMNGDLGSEKKRKKKRERDGDDGNEKELVEHTKKKQRK is encoded by the coding sequence AtgagggcgatcgccggcgccgtgcaCTCCTCCACGCCCTGTTCGCTCGCCAAGGCCACGCGCGCCATCGCCGTTTTCACCGAACTCAACGCGACCAACCTCCCTTCCTCCGACGCCGCCACCTACCTCCGCACCGTCGCCGAGGCCGCCAACGAACTCCACATCttccgccgcggcctccgcaGGCCACAAGGCGACGTCGCCGATGGCGCTcatgagggcggcggcggcggcgaggctaGCGAGAGGAAGCAGGGAGCCTCCGCAACCGCCGGTGAGAGGAAGAGCGGTATGAGGAAGGGGTCGAGAGAGGATGAGGAGATGAAGGGTCAGAAGCTAGGGGAGGTTGATGAACCAGAaatctctgctgctgctgctgctgctgctaacaGAGGTTTGCAAAGCCCTGGCAgtgagaagaggaagaagaaggagaggaaagAGATACGTGTGAAAGAGGAAGATGTATCAGGGGATGTTAATCAGGAGGTGAACAGGAAGGCCCTTTTTGATGGCTCGCAAGGTTTGGTGTCggaaggaggcgacgatgaaaagagggcgaggaaggagaagaagaaggagaagcgtGTGAAAGTGGAAGATGAATCAGGGGGTGTGAATGCGGAGGAGAGCAGGAAGGCCCTTGATGATGTCTTGCATGGTTTGGTGTCGGAAGGAGGAGTCGGAAgtgagaagaaggccaagaagaagaaaaggcacgtgaagcaggaggaagaggaggtgaTGGATGCGAAGGAGGCGGAGCAACAAATATTTCACGGTGACCTGGCTGAACATGGAGTGGCTAGccaggagaagaaaagaaagaaaaggaagcatGCAGAAGACGacgaagagaagaaagaaattgtTATGAATGGTGATTTGGGTAgtgaaaagaagaggaaaaagaagagggagcGAGATGGCGACGATGGTAACGAGAAAGAGCTAGTAGAGCATACCAAAAAGAAGCAGCGGAAGTAA
- the LOC104582455 gene encoding formin-like protein 5 — protein sequence MADGDPPPRYWFPYWSGGPQSPPSRTSRPPAVRPQISRRVSPPSPPAAPSPPRRPPPSPHHQRPPSPRGVAAPPSPPQVPRSSSSRPSPLAPVRAPLLAVPPPSPNPGTATPTEPVALSAAPPPPPVQKDVGVVLPPEKTVLPPQAELKEHKGAGDKAHEKKEKEKKDESKSKDKDKEKKDESKSKEKDKDKEKKHHGHGGEDGDSKHKESKAAEHGKLLHKEIKAGVADMVSKASTGAASAASSGSGHGHGSTTSVITLAGENKGASMKVQGADGKGKDGHGHRLDGGKAARAAGKGKQAALVNSNVQLINNSLVLQSSCNGGDPGVHLKLSAKSTSKDKQRHAAAADKPASASAAAAKK from the coding sequence atggcggacgGCGACCCGCCGCCGAGGTACTGGTTCCCGTACTGGAGCGGAGGCCCGCAGTCGCCGCCGTCCCGGACGTCACGCCCCCCCGCCGTCCGCCCGCAGATCTCCAGGCGCGTctccccgccgtccccgcccgccgctccgtccccgccacgccgcccgccgccgtctccccaCCACCAGCGTCCACCATCCCCAAGAGGCGTCGccgctcctccttctcctcctcagGTGCcccgctcgtcgtcgtcccggCCCTCGCCGCTCGCGCCCGTCAGAGCGCCGCTGCtagccgtgccgccgccgtctcccaaCCCCGGTACGGCCACGCCGACCGAGCCGGTCGCGCTCTccgcggctcctcctcctcctcccgtgcAGAAGGACGTCGGCGTCGTCCTCCCGCCGGAGAAGACCGTCCTGCCGCCGCAGGCCGAGCTCAAGGAACACAAGGGCGCCGGAGACAAAGCGCacgagaagaaggagaaggagaagaaagatgaGAGCAAGAGCAAAgacaaggacaaggagaagaaggacgagagcaagagcaaagagaaagacaaggacaaggagaagaagcaccatggccatggcggcgaggacggcgacTCGAAGCACAAGGAGAGCAAGGCGGCGGAGCACGGGAAGCTGCTGCACAAGGAGATCAAGGCGGGAGTGGCCGACATGGTGAGCAAGGCCAGCACCGgcgccgcttccgccgcctcctccggctccggccacgggcatgGATCCACGACGAGCGTGATCACGCTGGCCGGCGAGAACAAGGGCGCGTCCATGAAGGTGCAGGGCGCCGATGGCAAGGGCAAGGACGGCCACGGCCACAGGCTCGACggcgggaaggcggcgagAGCGGCCGGCAAAGGGAAGCAGGCGGCGCTGGTGAACAGCAACGTGCAGCTGATCAACAACTCGCTGGTGCTGCAGAGCTCGTGCAACGGCGGCGACCCCGGCGTGCACCTCAAGCTCTCCGCCAAGTCCACCTCCAAGGACAAGCagcgccacgccgccgccgccgacaagcctgcttctgcttccgccgccgccgcgaagaAATGA
- the LOC106866199 gene encoding uncharacterized protein LOC106866199: protein MENPAAAEAAAAADPETLAAGELVWARTKGRGHWWPARLAAASPAASRAAPVCFFGDHDDDGGSDPRRATRLKRFLDAQDEDADAMARASTARPFLAAVDAAHAAAVALLCRDLTCACASPPPSSEEAAAAPEVVVVVSGVANMAPAEFLAALRDGAALDASTVGLAARARLKSWVRALAQGWGPAGPGRYLRRSVEELVDKIDLDVLAVDDKDDDDAAVEEDEEEEKAVVVERLQETPAQRRRRVTKLMEELDGGEEVADDDQKEDEDNGSGDPGTAGLSSRRERKKSKYLSPPYTNPGGFTIIEKLDDLPKELLLPSAGKDNKKKALLDNVGVREVLLLVCRFGKDVFHKNKFPKAAEGFLALRRSSLHVEGADHGSYVEHKCPAAGTDAKAAADVAGLVSGSCADPKQGKGALKRCRKNDQDGNGGSSIKRKMKKTSLTSPAENVLVKASEDATGLVSHSSADLKQGKSVSKRSRKKDNDENGGSSVKGKKMGKASPMVTPLECPAENVSVKASEGIAGLVSDSCASPKQGTSVVKRGRKKGQEGSVASPIKRKKIEKTSPTATLGCGVVITPAVPIRQVRAEDIRSEVKTGGVAKDIGVGILDQKNKLMTTSPVSAATSGGIKSGEKQDQADCGSAVKTPVNALPSKSAEKHDSGTVEATESGTGMNAQTVIADVPVRTVEATKSATDMNAQPVIADEPVRIVQAEATKPETGIQVDMNVQSGIVDVPVRSVEVSTVLETDASLEATVPEMQKQVEVVTPGTNVMAMSHTLADDGQKGEQPEQKKTACEAIANHFPAKASNGTGPYPPNSTPKRKKKETAQYFAHPAEILLEFTPGVILPSKEELISAFSKFGSLIESETDILKDAFSARVVFGKSAEAEAAYNKREAVGVFGQFGPPFATLKRLTYLPATKLSIPPPRSPAASKPSLLDMKKNLENMISSHGTNPNLLSQMQGLLSQVEKMVAGSSSATSTPP from the coding sequence ATGGAAAACCCAGCGGCagcggaagcggcggcggcggccgacccggaaaccctagccgccgggGAGCTGGTGTGGGCCAGGACCAAGGGCCGCGGCCACTGGTGGCccgcgcgcctcgccgccgcctcccccgccgcatcccgcgccgcgcccgtcTGCTTCTTCGGGgaccacgacgacgacggcggcagcgaccCCCGCCGCGCCACGCGGCTTAAGCGCTTCTTGGATGCCCAAGACGAAGACGCCGACGCGATGGCCCGGGCCAGCACGGCCCGccccttcctcgccgccgtcgacgccgcgcacgccgccgccgtcgcgctccTCTGCAGGGACCTCACCTGCGCCTgcgcctctcctcctccgtcctcggaggaggcggcggcggcacctgaggtcgtcgtcgtcgtcagcgGCGTGGCGAACATGGCCCCCGCGGAGTTCCTGGCCGCGCTCCGCGACGGCGCCGCGCTGGACGCCTCGACCGTGGGGCTGGCGGCCCGCGCGAGGCTCAAGAGCTGGGTCCGCGCCCTCGCCCAGGGCTGGGGCCCTGCCGGCCCCGGCCGCTATCTGCGCCGCTCGGTCGAGGAGCTCGTCGACAAGATCGACCTTGACGTGCTGGCGGTGGATGACAAAGACGACGATGACGCTGCCGTGgaggaggatgaagaggaggagaaggcggtggtggtggagcgGCTGCAGGAGACGCCCGCGCAGAGGCGGCGTAGGGTCACCAAGCTGATGGAGGAGCTGGAtggaggggaggaggtcgccgaCGACGACCAGAAGGAGGACGAGGACAATGGCAGTGGAGACCCTGGGACGGCAGGGCTGTCCTCGAGGCGGGAGCGGAAGAAGAGCAAGTACCTCTCGCCGCCCTACACCAATCCAGGAGGGTTTACCATCATCGAGAAGCTGGATGATCTGCCAAAGGAGTTGCTGCTGCCTAGTGCTGGTAAAgataacaagaagaaggcgtTGCTGGACAATGTCGGTGTGCGGGAGGTCTTGTTGCTGGTTTGTCGCTTTGGGAAGGATGTCTTCCATAAGAACAAGTTCCCCAAGGCTGCCGAGGGGTTCCTTGCTTTGCGTAGAAGCTCGCTGCACGTTGAGGGTGCTGATCATGGGTCCTATGTGGAGCATAAATGTCCGGCAGCGGGTACTGATGCCAAAGCTGCTGCAGACGTTGCTGGTCTGGTGTCTGGTTCATGTGCTGATCCGAAACAAGGGAAGGGTGCATTGAAGAGGTGTAGAAAGAACGATCAAGATGGGAATGGTGGTTCTTCTATtaagaggaagatgaagaaaaccTCTCTCACGAGTCCAGCGGAGAACGTTCTTGTAAAAGCCAGTGAGGATGCTACTGGTTTGGTTTCCCATTCATCTGCTGATCTGAAACAAGGGAAGAGTGTATCGAAGAGGAGTAGGAAGAAGGATAATGATGAGAATGGTGGTTCTTCTGtcaaggggaagaagatggggaaAGCCTCTCCAATGGTTACTCCTCTTGAATGTCCAGCGGAGAATGTTTCTGTAAAAGCCAGTGAGGGCATTGCTGGTTTGGTTTCTGATTCATGTGCTTCTCCGAAACAAGGGACATCTGTAGTGAAGAGGGGTAGAAAGAAGGGTCAAGAGGGAAGCGTCGCTTCTCCTatcaagaggaagaagatagagaaaaccTCTCCAACTGCTACTCTTGGCTGTGGCGTAGTAATTACTCCTGCTGTTCCTATCAGGCAAGTTAGAGCAGAAGATATAAGAAGCGAGGTGAAAACAGGCGGTGTTGCAAAGGACATTGGAGTTGGGATTCTGGATCAGAAGAACAAGTTGATGACTACAAGTCCTGTTTCAGCTGCAACCTCTGGAGGAATAAAATCAGGAGAGAAGCAGGACCAAGCAGATTGTGGATCTGCTGTGAAGACACCAGTGAATGCTTTGCCTAGCAAATCTGCAGAAAAGCATGACAGTGGTACCGTGGAAGCAACAGAATCAGGAACTGGTATGAATGCTCAGACTGTTATTGCAGATGTGCCTGTGAGAACAGTTGAAGCAACAAAATCAGCAACTGATATGAATGCACAACCTGTTATTGCAGATGAGCCTGTGAGAATTGTTCAGGCTGAAGCAACAAAGCCTGAAACTGGTATTCAGGTTGATATGAATGTCCAAAGTGGTATTGTCGATGTGCCTGTCAGAAGTGTGGAAGTGAGTACTGTCCTAGAAACTGATGCTTCTCTGGAGGCAACGGTGCCAGAAATGCAGAAGCAAGTGGAGGTGGTCACTCCTGGAACAAATGTCATGGCAATGAGCCACACACTTGCAGATGACGGTCAAAAGGGTGAACAACCTGAACAGAAGAAGACAGCTTGTGAGGCAATTGCAAATCATTTCCCTGCAAAAGCTTCTAATGGAACCGGCCCTTACCCACCTAATTCTACTCctaagaggaagaagaaagaaactgCACAGTACTTTGCACATCCAGCAGAGATTCTGTTGGAATTCACGCCGGGTGTCATCCTCCCTTCCAAAGAGGAACTAATCTCTGCATTCAGCAAGTTTGGCTCCTTGATCGAGTCTGAGACTGACATTTTAAAAGATGCCTTCAGCGCACGTGTCGTGTTTGGAAAAAGTGCAGAAGCTGAGGCAGCCTACAACAAGCGAGAAGCCGTCGGTGTGTTCGGCCAGTTTGGGCCTCCTTTTGCCACCCTAAAGAGGCTTACTTATCTTCCCGCAACCAAGCTGAGCATCCCTCCTCCGCGTTCACCTGCTGCTTCGAAACCTTCGCTCCTGGACATGAAGAAAAACCTCGAGAACATGATCTCATCGCATGGCACGAACCCGAACCTCCTGAGTCAGATGCAAGGGCTCCTGTCGCAGGTTGAGAAGATGGTGGCCGGGTCCTCTAGCGCTACGAGCACTCCTCCTTAG
- the LOC100822959 gene encoding mediator of RNA polymerase II transcription subunit 17 produces the protein MAGMDEGVRLDLDKLPIKRLDAIDEAGNEHYPPDTSSEEQRLAAIRRVDFSWVIERDAKKAKKAAEDTAQQSWQWQGLMESLQQAQQELTVVLDLISTVEANDAVAVTTTSKPKSLPNEVLDDMAVSAATKLQRLRHLGRYFKQSAKTMEQQFQKEARFYGSLIRLQQNWKVKRHRFGATGPGSDSFMFDVVDTSQLDTAAMPRMSSMSLVPIDQDSSGTLSVQVPQKSCRFLSLQLRGDNASSAESYACKMKGISSTTSAAENDALENDDVNKSVKHAHSILRNIHKSIFEEQVFDMVIRETFVPSQGINVTGMREDFLQLAIGQENLLCLSLEHSGLDTDSEMEGLEEPTDSEDASNLVLATINGKQEPSKMDASGLNPKSLEIYLLHMFHENILRKVREKYRNIVRYPSPAQAAGDDCNLLGHFCMTVAHRIFSNKVHLELESVVSRVPYLHLQSLPTWHSRTSSWSLCLRVPQPILAADRVTKPLDNDEPKYKSRSQFNTKVILKDGQISLMGEGSPSIAGSLTRKPSDGYLINSYNCDLEDLPTMLLQQVASQVINWLHEEALVLGMNVTRDFLCLYFDLDQGDTLGLVAHVDPDDAYGCISWYLTIDHSAKDGKMSTDNPEFEKRRFLGYLSLEVLYSTLMDLINLCSTGVHH, from the exons ATGGCAGGCATGGACGAAGGCGTCCGGCTGGACCTCGACAAGCTCCCCATCAAGCGGCTCGATGCCATCGACGaggccggcaacgagcacTACCCGCC GGACACCAGCAGCGAGGAGCAGCGGCTGGCCGCAATCCGCAGGGTCGACTTCTCCTGGGTCATCGAGAGGGACGCCAAGAAGGCTAAGAAGGCCGCGGAGGACACCGCGCAGCAGTCGTGGCAGTGGCAGGGCCTCATGGAGAGCCTCCAGCAGGCGCAGCAGGAGCTCACCGTCGTCCTCGACCTAATCAGCACG GTCGAAGCGAACGATGCTGTGGCCGTCACGACAACGTCCAAGCCCAAGTCGCTGCCGAACGAAGTTCTAGATGACATGGCGGTCTCCGCGGCCACTAAGCTCCAGCGACTTCGG CATTTGGGACGGTACTTCAAACAATCAGCTAAAACCATGGAGCAACAGTTCCAAAAGGAGGCCAGGTTCTATGGCTCATTAATCAG ATTGCAGCAGAACTGGAAAGTCAAGAGGCACCGATTTGGTGCGACTGGTCCAGGAAGTGACAGCTTCATGTTTGACGTAGTTGACACATCTCAGTTAGATACAGCAGCAATGCCCCGAATGTCGTCAATGTCTTTAGTTCCAATTGATCAAGACTCATCGGGCACTTTATCTGTACAAGTCCCGCAAAAGTCGTGCCGTTTCTTGAGCCTTCAACTCCGCGGGGATAATGCCAGCAGTGCGGAAAGCTATGCTTGCAAAATGAAAGGTATCTCAAGCACCACTTCTGCAGCGGAAAATGATGCTTTGGAGAATGATGATGTCAATAAGTCTGTCAAACATGCACATTCCATTCTTCGCAATATCCACAAGTCAATATTCGAGGAGCAG GTATTTGACATGGTGATCCGTGAGACATTTGTCCCATCTCAAGGAATCAACGTAACTGGAATGCGTGAGGATTTTCTCCAATTAGCAATTGGCCAAGAGAACTTGTTGTGCCTTTCGCTTGAGCATTCTGGTTTGGATACTGACTCCGAAATGGAAGGCCTTGAAGAGCCCACTGATTCAGAGGATGCTTCAAATCTCGTATTAGCCACCATCAATGGGAAGCAGGAGCCTTCAAAAATGGATGCCTCAGGCCTTAACCCCAAAAGTCTGGAAATTTACTTGCTACATATGTTTCATGAGAACATTCTTAGGAAAGTCAGGGAAAAATATCGTAATATTGTTCGCTACCCGAGTCCTGCTCAGGCTGCAGGTGATGACTGTAACCTGCTAGGTCATTTCTGCATGACAGTGGCTCATAGGATATTCTCAAATAAAGTACACCTGGAGCTGGAGAGTGTG GTTAGCAGGGTTCCTTATCTCCATCTGCAGTCTCTCCCTACGTGGCATTCTCGAACTTCATCCTGGTCTCTCTGCTTAAGAGTTCCGCAGCCTATTTTGGCTGCTGACCGAGTCACAAAACCTTTAGATAATGATGAACCTAAGTACAAGTCCAGGTCACAGTTCAACACAAAGGTTATCTTGAAAGATGGCCAAATTAGTTTGATGGGTGAAGGTTCTCCAAGCATTGCTGGATCACTTACTAGGAAGCCATCCGATGGGTATTTGATAAATAGTTACAACTGTGACTTGGAAGACCTCCCAACGATGCTTCTGCAGCAG GTTGCCAGTCAAGTAATAAACTGGCTACATGAAGAAGCATTGGTTCTCGGGATGAATGTGACTAGAGATTTCCTGTGCCTTTACTTTGATCTTGACCAAGGCGATACGCTCGGCCTGGTGGCACATGTTGACCCAGATGACGCCTACGGCTGCATTTCGTGGTACCTAACAATTGATCACTCAGCGAAGGACGGGAAGATGTCGACGGATAATCCTGAGTTTGAGAAGCGTAGGTTTCTGGGGTATCTCTCTCTGGAAGTGTTGTACTCTACCCTGATGGACTTGATAAACTTGTGTAGCACCGGTGTCCACCACTAA